The genomic segment TTCATACTCGGATGAGGAATGGTTAAAAGCTTTCGGAAATTACTGCTCAGGATCAGGCCTCCTTAAGTCTAAAGGAGGTATTTTGATAGACAGGTTCTACGACGCTCATATCTGGATCGGGATCTCCCTGAAAAGTGACCGATGCCTGAAGGCTTTTCAAGCTTATAAGTATTTGAAACCTGTCATCTCTAACCATGAGTCTCTCTTTAACGAAGAAATCAAATACCACTTCTCTGAAATTTATAATCGATTAAATATAACCTGGACTCCCACCCTGTCTCCCCCGTCCATAGGAAGGAATAAGATGGAAGCTATACCCTATACCCTCAATAAAGAAGTCGCTAACCGCCTGATGTGCACAGACTATTGCTTTGATAAGTTGTAGCAAACTCTATCTGCTCTCCTTTATGCATCAAAAGCTACACCAAAACCTCTTATCAAACGAGACGTTTAACCTCCCTGCGCTCTACCTTCCAAAGGTATAAAAACTTCTTGACGAGATATAGGGAAAAATAGTACAACAAGTAATTAAAGCAGCACAGGGCACTATCAAAGTGCTTACAGGTCTTACCAAGGGGGATCTTTAATTATCATCGTAATTTCTTCTAAAGGGGAGGAGGAGGTACCATGAACAGTAATTGGAAGGTGGCAACTTTTGTCTTTCTCTTTTTGTTTGTTCTTACAGGCGGTGGCTTTTACTGGAAGTATCTGGAAGCTTTCGAAAAGGGGAATCGGTTGAATCAGCTTCAAACCAGAATGCAACAGGATAAATCAACCCATTTAGAAGAAGTCAATGCGCTTAAAAAGCAGATCGATAATCTGAAATCGGAAAACCAGACTCTTTTAACAACCCTTAAAGCTAAAGCAGAACAGGAAGCTCTCTTGAATAAAAGTACCCAACGCGTTAAGGATCTGGAACAGGAACTGTCGGATTTAAGGACAAGACTCCAGGAAGAAGTGGAGGGACGGGAAAAGATCATATCAGAACAAAATGAAAAAATCCAGGGGTTGACGGAGCAATTAGAGGAAATGGAAAAAAATCGGGCAAACCTGGAAAATCAGGTCTCTGAAGGGACTCAAAAACTGTCGGCTTTGGAACAGAAATATCAAAAGGAAATAACTGCAAAAGAAACCGAGCTTGCCACGGCAAAGGATAAGATCAATCAACTGACCAAACAACTGGAAGAAATACAAACCAACCGCTCGGATTTAGAAAAACAGATCACAGATCTGAAGGAAAAGTTTAAAGCAGACCTGGCCGATAAAGAAAATTCCCTTATAGAAGCCAATACTAAAATCGATCAACTCACAAAACAACTGGCCCAGAGCGAAGACGCCCGCTCTAAATTGGAAAAACAACTCTCAGACCTGAGCCAGAGGTTTCAAACCGAGGTCTCAAAACGTGAGGCTTCCCTCGTTGAGCTGACTAAAAAGGTGGGAGATCTGAATACTGCAAAGCTGGAAGCAGAGAAACGGCTGGCAAATCTCACAGAACTGCAACGGAATATTAAGGAGAAAGAAAAGCTCATAGAAGATCAGAAAAAACAGTTGGACCTGTTAAATCAACGATGGGAAACCACGGAAACAGAAAGATCTGAACTGGCCAAGCGGGTGAGTGATCTGGAAACCTTGTTGGCAGAAAAGACAGACAAAATAAAAAACCAGGAAACGGCTCTGGAGGAGAAAATTCGAGAAATTACTTCGCTGACCCGACAACTGGAGGATCTGAAGGCCGTTAAATCGGGCCTTGAAGCTCAACTGGCAGAAGCTCGCTCGGGTCTGGAAAATGAAATTAAAAATAAAGGAACCCTCATCGAAGAACACAATAACCTGGTAGCCTCCCTTACCCGACAATTAGATACGCTTAAGTCCGGAAAAGCTGAATTGGAAAAGCAAGTAACAGAACTTAAAACGGCCCTGGAAGAGCTCACGAAGAATAAAGAGGCCCTCGCAGAGGAGCTAAAAAAGAAAGAAGAGGCCCTCTCTGAACAGAATAGTCAAAATCAGGCCCTCAGGAGACAGTTGGAGGACCTCCAAACGGCCCGTGCCCAATTAGAACAACAACTGACAACACTAAAAGAAAATCTCCAAAAAGAATTGAAAACCAGAGACGCCTTAATCGAAGAATATGAACGTTTGATTACTTCGCTTAAAAAAGAGCTGGAGGAATTGAAATCCAGTAAAGCCGCCCTGGAACAACAGTTGAAGAACCTTCAATCTAAACTGGAAGACCTCATCCAAAGCCGGAAAGACCTGATCCAGGAAGTAGAAAGAAGAGATAATCTTCTCAAGGAACAAAACCAACGCCTCACTGCTCTAACCCGAGAGTTAGAGGAAACCCAGGTTGCTAAAGGCCGATTGGAAATTCGGCAGATTGAGATAACCCGACAATTAGAGGACTCAAAGTCGGAGAAGGATAAGCTGGAAACTCAACTCCAGGAAGTAACGAAGCAGCTAGAAGAAGCCCGGGTAGCAATGGCCGATAAAACCCGACAACTGGAAGAAACCCAATCGGCTAAAGATAGGCTGGAAACTCGATTAACCGGCCTGACCCAACAGTTAGAAGAAACCCAGGCCGCTAAGGATAAACTGGAAGCCCAACTGGCCAATAAAACCAAACAACTGGAAGAAGCCCAATCGGTTAAAGACAGGCTGGAAACTCAACTGGTCGATAAAACCAAACAATTAGAGGAAACCCAGGCCGCTAAAGACAAACTGGAAACTCAACTGGCCGATAAAACCAAACAACTGGAAGAAACTCAATCGGCTAAAGATAAGCTGGAAACTCAATTGACCAATCTAACCCAACAGTTAGAGGAAACCCAAGCTGCTAAAGACAAACTGGGAACTCAACTGGCCGAGGTTGCCCGACAACTCCAGGACATCCAACTGACCAAAGATGGATTGGAAACTCAACTGGTCGATAAAACCAAACAATTAGAGGAAACCCAGGCCGCCAAGGATAAGCTGGAAACTCAATTGACCAATCTAACCCAACAGTTAGAGGAAGCCCGGTCGGCTAAAGGTAAATTGGAGGCTCAGTTGGCTGATCTGAAAGCAGCCTTTGAAAAGGATGCCCTGGTTCGGGAAACTAAAATCCAGGAACAGGCAACCCGAATCGCTACTTTGGTTCAACAGGTGGAGGAAGCCAGGGCCGCAAGATCCAATCTGGAACAACAATTTAAAGAGGTCAATCAAAAATTGGATGAGGTTATTAAAAGTAATGAAAAGCTTATCCAGGAACTTAAAAATAAAGAAAAAACCCTGGCCGAGCGTGAAAAGAAAATAGTAGACTTTGCTATGAAGGTAGGATATATAGCCGATGTCAGTTTCGTTAAAGAAGATCTGGAACAGCAACTGGCAACCCTTACAGCCTGGTTTACCCGGGAGATTCAGGATAAAAAAGCTTTGATAGAAGCCCGTGAGAAGAAAATTGAGGAATTGACTACTCAGATTCGTGAGATTGAAACTAAAAAATCTCATTTAGAGAATGAGCTGGCCCGACTTAAAAAGGAATTGGAGGAGGAACGGAGTAAACAAGGAGTACGGGTTGCACAACTCACGGCACAAATTGAAGGTCTTACCAGGCAGATTCAAGAGATGGAGCGCATCCGAGCTGACCTGGAAAAACAATTATCCGATCTCAAGGTAAAGTTTGACCGGGAAATCGGGGAGAAAGATATCCACATTGCAGGATTACGCCAACAGATCGAAGAGAAGGAATCTCAGATCACTTCTCTTAAAGAAAAGGAAAAGGAACGGGAAGCTTCTCTGGAACAACAACGAAAAGAAATTGAAAACTACAAGACCCAGATTGAGCAACTTCAAGCCAAACTGGCTGAGCAGGAACAGGAAAGCCAGTATAAACTGGAGAAGCTGGAAGCCGTTTATAGTGAGCTCCTGGAAGAGCTCGGCAAAGGGATAGAAGCCGGAAACATAGAGGTAGCTGCTATCCAACAAAAGCTGGCCCAACTGGAAGAAACCAGAAAAATTAAGATGGACCGGCTGAAAACTACCTATGAAAGTCTGGTCAGAAACCTGGCAGAAGAGATCAGACAACATACAGTAACGGTGGAACGAGCCAGGGAACAACTCTCGGTGAACATTATCGATCAGATTCTCTTTGACTCGGGAAGTGCAACCATTAAAAAAAGTGGCATTGAGGTTCTCAATAAAGTCGGCATGCTCCTGAAAAACCTGGACGATAAGGCTGTTCGAATCGAAGGACATACCGATAGCCGCCCCATTGGACCTGATCTACAACCTATCTTTCCGACTAATTGGGAACTCTCTGTGGCCAGAGCCGTAAACGTGGTGAGATATTTGCAAGAAAAACTTAAACTGGATCCTACAAAATTGTCTGTTGCCGGCTATGCGCAGTATAAACCTGTCGCCAGTAACAGCACGGAGGAGGGAAGAGCTAAAAATCGACGGATTGAGATCGTGGTCTATTCGCTTCCACAGTACGGGCGCAATGCATTGCGCCCCTAATACGGGCGGACGGCCGTCCGCCCGTACCCATCCCTCGTTAAATTCGTGGGATAAGCTCCCAAAGGAGAAATATTTTCTCGGAGATTGAAATAGAGGTGCGTGTTATGAGAAGACTTATCGGTTACGTGTTTATAACGATGGTGTTTATTATCGGAACATTAACAACGAAGATTTCTCTAGGCGAAAACTTAAAAGATGAGCCGATTGATCTGGATCTAAATACTTTTATGCCGGTAGAAGAGGTCAAACCTGGAATGAAAGGAATTGGTAAAACGGTCTTTTCAGGTACACGGATCGATGAATTCCAGGTTGAAATCGTGGGGGTACTAAAAAATATAACCCCTCGAGGGGACATGATTTTGGCCAGGGTAACCGGAGGTCCTCTTCCTTTAGAACGAACCGGCGTTATCGCCGGTATGAGTGGTAGCCCTATCTATATAAACGGTCGATTGGTAGGGGCTTTGGCTTATACCCTGAGCATTTTTCAAACGGAGCCCATGGCCGGAATAACGCCCATTCTGGAAATGATAGCAGAGTATGAACGGAATAAGGCAGACCTGGAGGGAAATAGAGGCCAGATCTTGAAGGCCGACCGCAAAGAGGAATCCTGTGTGAACAAATCTTGTGCATCCACCCCTCGGGATACCGCTTCCCTACCGACCTCTATGCTGGGAAGTCGGATTAAAATGTTCAATTTTTGGAACTCTGTGATGAATCCTTGGGCGCAGGAATGGAACCTTTCAAGTCGACTCGGAACCTTTGAGGCTTCCCTTGAGGATCTGGATGTTGAAATTCAAAAATTAAAAGAATGGTTTGCCCTCCGTAATCCAGGATTCTCCTGGCCCATAGATAATAACCGACAAACCCAGGATTCCGAACCCTGGAGATTTTCCTTCCAGACATCGGGCCCGCCTGTGAGTGGGTTACCCTCTTCTTTTATACCTATTAAAACCCCCTTGACGCTGTCCGGCATCGATGAACGGGTTCTGAAAGAAATAACTCCTCTACTGGAAAGTTACGGGATTGTTCCCGTTCAAGGAGGCGAAGTAGCCGGTTTGTCGGGATCCATACAGGAAACCTTGACCCAAAACTCCTCTGCCTCTGCATCTTCAGCGGTGGAAATGCTACGCCCCGGTTCTTCTCTGGGAGTTCAACTCATTCGAGGAGATTTAACGGCAAGTGGTTTTGGTACCGTCACCTATGTCAATAAAAACCACCTGATCGCCTTCGGACATCCTATGTTCGCAGCGGGTAAGGTAGATATCCCCATGACCACCTCCTACGTCCATATGGTTATGGCAAATCAAATCAACTCCTTTAAGATCGCATCTCCCCTTACCGTCATGGGAAGTATTCGACAAGACCGACGTACCGGTATTACAGGAGTCATGGGAAGTCCTCCTCAAATGGTGCCTTTAAAAGTGGTCGTGGAATCTGAAAAGGATCATCGAGTAAATGAATACAATTTTGAAATCATCAATGATGATTTCTTTGCACCGCTCTTTGTAAGAATCAGTTGCCTGAATTCACTCTTTGCTTCCTTTAGGGCCATCGGAGATGTTACCATTAAGGTTCAATCGGAGGTTTACTTAAAAGATCGGCCTCCCCTGATCCAGAAGAACGTTTTCTCTGGAGATGAAGCTTCGGTATTGGCTTCTTTAGCCTCCGTCAGGCCAGTAGGGATCTTGATGAATAACCCCTTTGAGGATGTTCAGGTGGAGAAGATTCTCATTCACCTGTCGGTGTCGGAAAAACTGGAGGTGGCTAAGATCGAGGGGGCTCGGGTAAGCAGAGACGTGGTTAAACCGGGAGAATCTACCCGCTTGACGGTCTTTATCCAGCCTTTCCATGGTGAGTTAATTGCAGAAAAGGTCGATGTAACTATCCCAGAAAGCTCACCCCGGGGGGAATACCGATTGATGGTTTGTGATTCGCAAATCATCAATACCTTTGAAAAATTTAGAGCCCCCCTGAACTTCGAACCCCAATCCCTGACCCAACTCATGAGCTTATTGGAAACTGAAGAACAGAATAATGAAATTATCGTTCAGTTGATTCATCCGAAATCTGGAGTCACCATCAAAGGCCGGGAATTTTCATCTCCTCCGGTGTCCCTTCTGGCTATTATGAATTCCTCCCGGCACGTGGGGGAAGGAGGCCCGACCCGAGGAACCATCTTCACACGACAGCGTATTCCTACCAACTATATGATATCCGGGTGTGAACTCCTCCCTATCACCGTAGACGACAAATATGGAATAGACTTAAATACGGACGGCAGTCCTAAAATTAAAAAAGGAGATAATCTATAGTTAACCCGGAGTCCTTAGTCTGGAATCTGCAGTTCCCCGATATCCGGCTACCAGGGAAGAAGACAGATTGTGACGTGGGGAATGGATGACGGGGGACGCGGCGACTATCTTCGTCGTATCTTTCCTGT from the Candidatus Limnocylindrales bacterium genome contains:
- a CDS encoding SpoIVB peptidase S55 domain-containing protein, with protein sequence MRRLIGYVFITMVFIIGTLTTKISLGENLKDEPIDLDLNTFMPVEEVKPGMKGIGKTVFSGTRIDEFQVEIVGVLKNITPRGDMILARVTGGPLPLERTGVIAGMSGSPIYINGRLVGALAYTLSIFQTEPMAGITPILEMIAEYERNKADLEGNRGQILKADRKEESCVNKSCASTPRDTASLPTSMLGSRIKMFNFWNSVMNPWAQEWNLSSRLGTFEASLEDLDVEIQKLKEWFALRNPGFSWPIDNNRQTQDSEPWRFSFQTSGPPVSGLPSSFIPIKTPLTLSGIDERVLKEITPLLESYGIVPVQGGEVAGLSGSIQETLTQNSSASASSAVEMLRPGSSLGVQLIRGDLTASGFGTVTYVNKNHLIAFGHPMFAAGKVDIPMTTSYVHMVMANQINSFKIASPLTVMGSIRQDRRTGITGVMGSPPQMVPLKVVVESEKDHRVNEYNFEIINDDFFAPLFVRISCLNSLFASFRAIGDVTIKVQSEVYLKDRPPLIQKNVFSGDEASVLASLASVRPVGILMNNPFEDVQVEKILIHLSVSEKLEVAKIEGARVSRDVVKPGESTRLTVFIQPFHGELIAEKVDVTIPESSPRGEYRLMVCDSQIINTFEKFRAPLNFEPQSLTQLMSLLETEEQNNEIIVQLIHPKSGVTIKGREFSSPPVSLLAIMNSSRHVGEGGPTRGTIFTRQRIPTNYMISGCELLPITVDDKYGIDLNTDGSPKIKKGDNL
- a CDS encoding OmpA family protein translates to MNSNWKVATFVFLFLFVLTGGGFYWKYLEAFEKGNRLNQLQTRMQQDKSTHLEEVNALKKQIDNLKSENQTLLTTLKAKAEQEALLNKSTQRVKDLEQELSDLRTRLQEEVEGREKIISEQNEKIQGLTEQLEEMEKNRANLENQVSEGTQKLSALEQKYQKEITAKETELATAKDKINQLTKQLEEIQTNRSDLEKQITDLKEKFKADLADKENSLIEANTKIDQLTKQLAQSEDARSKLEKQLSDLSQRFQTEVSKREASLVELTKKVGDLNTAKLEAEKRLANLTELQRNIKEKEKLIEDQKKQLDLLNQRWETTETERSELAKRVSDLETLLAEKTDKIKNQETALEEKIREITSLTRQLEDLKAVKSGLEAQLAEARSGLENEIKNKGTLIEEHNNLVASLTRQLDTLKSGKAELEKQVTELKTALEELTKNKEALAEELKKKEEALSEQNSQNQALRRQLEDLQTARAQLEQQLTTLKENLQKELKTRDALIEEYERLITSLKKELEELKSSKAALEQQLKNLQSKLEDLIQSRKDLIQEVERRDNLLKEQNQRLTALTRELEETQVAKGRLEIRQIEITRQLEDSKSEKDKLETQLQEVTKQLEEARVAMADKTRQLEETQSAKDRLETRLTGLTQQLEETQAAKDKLEAQLANKTKQLEEAQSVKDRLETQLVDKTKQLEETQAAKDKLETQLADKTKQLEETQSAKDKLETQLTNLTQQLEETQAAKDKLGTQLAEVARQLQDIQLTKDGLETQLVDKTKQLEETQAAKDKLETQLTNLTQQLEEARSAKGKLEAQLADLKAAFEKDALVRETKIQEQATRIATLVQQVEEARAARSNLEQQFKEVNQKLDEVIKSNEKLIQELKNKEKTLAEREKKIVDFAMKVGYIADVSFVKEDLEQQLATLTAWFTREIQDKKALIEAREKKIEELTTQIREIETKKSHLENELARLKKELEEERSKQGVRVAQLTAQIEGLTRQIQEMERIRADLEKQLSDLKVKFDREIGEKDIHIAGLRQQIEEKESQITSLKEKEKEREASLEQQRKEIENYKTQIEQLQAKLAEQEQESQYKLEKLEAVYSELLEELGKGIEAGNIEVAAIQQKLAQLEETRKIKMDRLKTTYESLVRNLAEEIRQHTVTVERAREQLSVNIIDQILFDSGSATIKKSGIEVLNKVGMLLKNLDDKAVRIEGHTDSRPIGPDLQPIFPTNWELSVARAVNVVRYLQEKLKLDPTKLSVAGYAQYKPVASNSTEEGRAKNRRIEIVVYSLPQYGRNALRP